From Hymenobacter sediminicola:
CACAAATTGGCTACCTTTGAGCCGGAGCCGCATCTACCGGCTCCGCCTCTTCGTACAAATACCCGTTCCATTCGTTTGCAATCCAACATGAAAACAGCCGAAATCCACACTGCCAAAGGTGTAATGAAAGTGGAGTTCTATGAGAAAGATGCTCCTAACACCGTGAAGAACTTCACCGATCTGGCCCAGAAGGGCTTCTACGACGGCCTGAAGTTCCACCGCGTTATTCCCAACTTTGTGATTCAGGGCGGCTGCCCCAACTCGCGCGACGGCGCCAAAGGCATGGCCGGCACCGGTGGCCCCGGCTACAAAATCGACTGCGAGCT
This genomic window contains:
- a CDS encoding peptidylprolyl isomerase; translation: MKTAEIHTAKGVMKVEFYEKDAPNTVKNFTDLAQKGFYDGLKFHRVIPNFVIQGGCPNSRDGAKGMAGTGGPGYKIDCELTGDHQYHERGALSMAHAGRNTGGSQFFIVHSRDNTAHLDRNHTVFGKVVEGLDIIDQIQANDEIQKIVVTEQA